One part of the Natronorubrum sediminis genome encodes these proteins:
- a CDS encoding DUF5789 family protein: protein MGVRPPSNGDDDEPESVEFGIAAVDAQLRYADLSFPATKDDVAAELGHEQIAYDVHGNTVALGEMLDRVETGEFRSRQELLNELHGPFEEYRENNSGGMFQQMRSMLPF, encoded by the coding sequence ATGGGAGTCCGGCCACCGTCGAACGGAGACGACGACGAACCCGAGAGCGTCGAGTTCGGTATCGCTGCTGTAGACGCACAACTCAGATACGCTGACCTCTCGTTTCCGGCGACGAAAGACGACGTCGCTGCGGAACTCGGTCACGAACAAATCGCCTACGACGTCCACGGCAACACCGTCGCCCTCGGCGAAATGCTCGACCGAGTAGAGACCGGAGAGTTCCGCTCGCGCCAGGAACTACTCAACGAACTCCACGGCCCCTTCGAGGAGTACCGAGAGAACAACTCCGGTGGCATGTTTCAACAGATGCGCTCGATGCTTCCGTTCTGA
- the aglJ gene encoding S-layer glycoprotein N-glycosyltransferase AglJ, whose protein sequence is MDDDAVRAGPNISVGDGEVIAMTQETRDISTDEVCILIPTLDEAATIGDVIDGFHDEGYTNVFVVDGDSNDETCEIARDRGAHVLVQSGNGKGQAVREALEYINVPYVLMLDGDGTYDPADADRMLEPLSRGYDHVIGNRFADMDDDAMKALNGFGNRVINKSFRFVHGADYDDILSGYRAFTVDSFERLSLDSDGFTIETELAVECVKHGVETTVVPVSYGARPDESETNLHPVKDGGTIIVALYSLAKTNNPLFYFGSLGIGGIASGGIIATYVLWRWVQYGIGHEILAMVSAAAVLLGVQLLMFGVLSDMLVTLHREQRRRLEQITRRSRQHEDD, encoded by the coding sequence ATGGATGATGATGCGGTTCGCGCGGGTCCGAATATCTCCGTGGGCGACGGCGAGGTTATCGCCATGACTCAGGAAACGCGCGACATCAGCACCGATGAGGTCTGTATCCTCATCCCGACGCTCGACGAGGCGGCCACGATCGGTGACGTCATCGACGGTTTTCACGACGAGGGATACACGAACGTCTTCGTCGTCGACGGCGACTCGAACGACGAAACGTGTGAGATCGCTCGCGACCGCGGCGCACACGTCCTCGTCCAGTCCGGCAACGGAAAGGGACAGGCCGTCCGCGAGGCGCTCGAGTACATCAACGTCCCCTACGTATTGATGCTCGACGGCGACGGCACGTACGACCCCGCCGACGCGGATCGCATGCTCGAGCCACTCTCACGGGGCTACGATCACGTGATCGGCAACCGTTTTGCGGACATGGACGACGACGCGATGAAGGCCCTGAACGGCTTCGGCAACCGGGTGATCAACAAGTCGTTTCGGTTCGTCCACGGGGCCGATTACGACGATATCCTCTCGGGGTACCGCGCGTTCACCGTCGACTCGTTCGAACGACTCTCGCTCGACTCGGACGGGTTTACGATCGAGACCGAACTCGCCGTCGAGTGCGTCAAACACGGCGTCGAGACGACGGTCGTCCCGGTCAGTTACGGCGCCAGGCCCGACGAATCGGAGACGAACCTTCACCCGGTCAAAGACGGCGGGACGATCATCGTCGCGCTCTACTCGCTCGCCAAGACGAACAACCCGCTATTCTACTTCGGAAGCCTCGGTATCGGCGGAATCGCCTCCGGTGGCATCATCGCGACGTACGTCCTCTGGCGATGGGTCCAATACGGCATCGGTCACGAAATCCTCGCGATGGTCTCGGCGGCCGCGGTGTTGTTAGGCGTGCAACTGCTCATGTTCGGCGTCCTCTCGGACATGCTCGTCACGCTCCATCGCGAACAACGCCGTCGCCTCGAGCAGATCACTCGCCGGAGCAGACAGCACGAGGACGACTAA
- a CDS encoding winged helix-turn-helix transcriptional regulator, with the protein MRDLDDTDLEILELLFADARRPYNEIADRVDLTPPAVSDRISRLEEQGVIRGFTIDVDREKLRDDVPVLVELEATPDAVDDVYAAASELPGVDTVFEGMDGRIIVHATVPDSRVRPWLESELDFALLSGYDVTLLARSGRFTGLSASGFSLECVVCGKQVSGDGVTTTVDGDVKTFCCPSCEARYLEEYESHREALEQG; encoded by the coding sequence ATGCGCGACCTCGACGACACTGACCTCGAGATTCTCGAGTTACTATTCGCGGACGCGAGACGACCCTACAACGAGATCGCAGATCGGGTCGATCTCACGCCGCCGGCCGTCTCGGATCGTATTTCGCGACTCGAGGAACAGGGCGTTATCCGCGGGTTCACGATCGATGTCGATCGAGAGAAACTTCGGGACGACGTGCCCGTGTTGGTCGAACTCGAGGCCACCCCGGACGCGGTCGACGATGTCTACGCGGCCGCGAGCGAGTTGCCGGGCGTCGACACCGTCTTCGAGGGAATGGACGGGCGCATCATCGTTCACGCGACGGTCCCTGACTCGAGGGTTCGCCCGTGGCTCGAGTCCGAACTCGACTTCGCGTTACTCTCGGGGTACGACGTGACGCTCCTCGCTCGCTCGGGTCGTTTCACTGGGCTCTCGGCGTCGGGATTCTCACTCGAGTGCGTCGTCTGTGGTAAGCAGGTCAGTGGCGACGGCGTGACGACGACGGTCGACGGCGACGTGAAGACGTTCTGTTGTCCCTCCTGTGAAGCGCGCTACCTCGAGGAGTACGAATCCCATCGCGAGGCTCTCGAGCAGGGGTAG
- the aglM gene encoding UDP-glucose 6-dehydrogenase AglM: protein MHVSIVGSGYVGTTVAACLADLGHEVVNVEIDEEIVETINAGEAPIHESGLEERIAKHAGENLRATTDYDAVCETDVTFLCLPTPQADDGSLDLAIMQAGAESLGRALAAKDDDHLVVVKSTVLPGTTEDLVGPVLEDHAETAVGEGIELAMNPEFLRMGTAVEDFLEPDKVVVGATNEPARATLRELYAPILEREDTDLVETDISEAELIKYANNAFLASKVSLVNELGNIAKAYGADAYEVLEAVGLDDRISAQFMRSGLGWGGSCFPKDVAALRAGAREQEYEPELLDAVVAVNDAQPRRLVDLLEQHVSGEADGSLEGSRIAVLGLSFKPGTDDVRKSRALDVIETLHERDATVVAYDPVAVENVRPEYPSVEFAGSGSDALEGADGAVVATDWPEFDELSFEEMAQRIVVDGRRIDIDESTLEAYEGLTW from the coding sequence ATGCACGTTTCTATCGTCGGCAGCGGCTACGTCGGAACGACCGTCGCCGCCTGCCTCGCGGACCTCGGTCACGAGGTCGTTAACGTCGAAATCGACGAGGAGATCGTCGAGACGATCAACGCCGGCGAGGCCCCGATCCACGAGTCCGGACTCGAGGAGCGAATCGCCAAACACGCGGGCGAGAACCTGCGGGCGACGACCGACTACGACGCGGTCTGTGAGACTGACGTCACCTTCCTCTGTCTCCCGACGCCACAGGCCGACGACGGGAGCCTCGACCTGGCGATCATGCAAGCCGGGGCCGAATCGCTCGGCCGTGCACTCGCCGCGAAGGACGACGACCACCTCGTCGTGGTCAAGAGCACCGTTTTGCCCGGTACGACCGAGGACCTCGTCGGCCCGGTTCTCGAAGATCACGCCGAAACGGCAGTCGGCGAGGGCATCGAACTCGCCATGAATCCCGAGTTTCTCCGGATGGGAACGGCAGTCGAGGACTTCCTCGAGCCCGACAAGGTGGTCGTCGGAGCGACGAACGAGCCAGCCCGAGCGACGCTTCGCGAACTGTACGCCCCGATTCTCGAGCGCGAGGATACCGACCTCGTCGAGACCGACATCAGCGAAGCCGAACTCATCAAGTACGCGAACAACGCCTTCCTCGCGTCGAAAGTCTCGCTCGTGAACGAACTCGGAAACATCGCCAAGGCCTACGGCGCGGACGCCTACGAGGTGCTCGAGGCGGTCGGACTCGACGACCGGATTTCGGCCCAGTTCATGCGCTCGGGGCTCGGCTGGGGTGGCTCGTGTTTCCCGAAAGACGTCGCCGCCTTGCGCGCGGGGGCACGCGAACAGGAGTACGAACCGGAACTACTCGATGCCGTCGTCGCGGTCAACGACGCCCAGCCGAGACGGCTCGTCGACCTCCTCGAGCAGCACGTCTCGGGTGAAGCCGACGGTTCGCTCGAGGGGTCCCGAATCGCCGTATTGGGACTCTCGTTCAAGCCGGGAACCGACGACGTTCGGAAGTCGCGCGCGTTAGACGTCATCGAGACGCTACACGAGCGTGACGCCACCGTCGTCGCGTACGACCCGGTTGCAGTCGAGAACGTCCGTCCAGAGTACCCTTCCGTCGAGTTCGCCGGGTCTGGGAGTGACGCACTCGAGGGCGCAGACGGGGCTGTCGTGGCGACAGATTGGCCGGAGTTCGACGAGCTATCGTTCGAGGAAATGGCCCAGCGAATCGTCGTCGATGGGCGGCGAATCGATATCGACGAGTCGACGCTCGAGGCGTACGAAGGCCTGACCTGGTAA
- a CDS encoding VOC family protein: MLTGLSWLALEVKYLERARPFYEETLGLTLEGETDSELRFRSGPTDLVLRRPDSVPRGGLHTHYAFSIPSEEYDDWWEQLSENHDLEEAQFGPSRSLYLYDPDGNCVELGQQSVDGPGIDGIFEVVLEVDDLERSADLYGELGFETVDVGDDRKRIRMDGPMALELWEPHLGIADARGGVHVDLGFETDDLDALCEVVEDRVCSLERASETTAIVRDPDGHVLTLTDS; the protein is encoded by the coding sequence ATGCTCACTGGCCTGTCCTGGCTCGCCCTCGAGGTCAAGTACCTCGAGCGAGCGCGGCCGTTCTACGAGGAGACGCTGGGATTGACACTCGAGGGGGAAACCGACTCGGAGTTGCGATTTCGATCGGGGCCAACCGATCTCGTTCTCAGACGACCGGATAGCGTTCCTCGGGGCGGATTGCACACCCACTACGCCTTCTCGATTCCGAGCGAGGAGTACGACGACTGGTGGGAGCAACTGAGCGAGAATCACGACCTCGAGGAAGCCCAGTTCGGGCCGAGTCGGTCGTTGTACCTGTACGATCCGGATGGCAACTGCGTCGAGTTGGGCCAACAGTCCGTGGACGGGCCGGGGATCGACGGCATCTTCGAAGTCGTCCTCGAAGTCGACGACCTCGAGCGATCGGCCGACCTGTACGGCGAATTAGGCTTCGAGACCGTCGACGTGGGTGACGATCGAAAACGCATTCGGATGGACGGGCCGATGGCCCTCGAGTTGTGGGAGCCACACCTCGGTATCGCGGACGCGAGAGGCGGCGTTCACGTGGACCTCGGCTTCGAAACCGACGATCTAGACGCGCTATGCGAGGTCGTCGAGGATCGCGTTTGCTCGCTCGAGCGAGCGTCCGAAACGACCGCTATCGTTCGAGATCCGGATGGTCACGTACTGACGCTCACGGACTCCTGA
- a CDS encoding DUF5779 family protein, translating into MSDFDLDLRTVEEHIDEELDLEGSIILGVLDGTTDPDEWIEAISKGNVLVLNVDGNVNDLAAGFARDVKESGGNLVHFRGFLLVTPPGVDVSTDRL; encoded by the coding sequence ATGAGCGATTTCGACCTCGACCTTCGAACGGTCGAGGAACACATCGACGAAGAACTCGACCTCGAGGGGAGTATCATCCTCGGGGTGCTCGATGGGACGACGGACCCCGACGAGTGGATCGAAGCGATATCCAAAGGAAACGTCCTCGTCCTCAACGTCGACGGGAACGTCAACGATCTGGCCGCCGGCTTCGCTCGCGACGTGAAAGAATCCGGTGGGAACCTCGTGCACTTTCGTGGCTTCTTGCTCGTAACGCCGCCAGGTGTCGACGTCAGTACGGACCGTCTCTAA
- a CDS encoding ferritin-like domain-containing protein, with product MTTDEITDLLTEAYVDELETVMNYLTNAIVLDGVHAEEVKESLEEDVQEELEHARMLGERLKQLEHSPPGSDAFEASQSGLQPPEDTTDVQSVIEGVLEAEDDAIETYRALHEAASDANDPVTEDVAVSILSDEEAHRTEFRGFHKEFPQN from the coding sequence ATGACGACCGACGAGATCACCGACCTCCTGACGGAGGCGTACGTCGACGAACTCGAGACCGTGATGAACTACCTGACGAACGCCATCGTCCTCGACGGCGTCCACGCCGAGGAGGTCAAAGAGAGCCTCGAGGAGGACGTTCAGGAGGAACTCGAGCACGCGCGGATGCTCGGCGAGCGGTTGAAACAACTCGAGCACTCGCCGCCCGGTTCGGACGCGTTCGAGGCGAGTCAGTCGGGTCTGCAGCCACCCGAAGACACCACCGACGTGCAGTCGGTCATTGAAGGGGTACTCGAGGCCGAAGACGACGCGATCGAGACCTATCGAGCGCTCCACGAGGCCGCGTCGGACGCGAACGACCCCGTTACCGAAGACGTCGCCGTCTCGATCCTCTCGGACGAGGAAGCCCACCGTACCGAATTCCGGGGTTTCCACAAGGAGTTTCCCCAGAATTAG
- a CDS encoding ribbon-helix-helix domain-containing protein, with amino-acid sequence MTDYTTVSIPKDLADRVEDTIEGTSFQSTSDLTRFLLRSIVIQHQKQGELTEAEFEEITEQLRGLGYLE; translated from the coding sequence ATGACCGACTACACGACGGTGTCGATCCCGAAGGACCTCGCTGATCGCGTCGAAGACACGATCGAAGGAACCAGCTTTCAGAGCACGAGCGACCTCACGCGATTCTTGCTTCGCAGCATCGTCATCCAACACCAGAAACAGGGCGAACTCACGGAAGCCGAGTTCGAAGAGATCACCGAACAACTGCGCGGATTAGGCTACCTCGAGTGA
- a CDS encoding VOC family protein encodes MDPRISMLTLGVTDLEASTQFYRDGLGLPEYESDGDVTFFKTAGAWLALYPRTALAEDASVCADGDGFRGMSIAHNVESKRDVDTVLEDASDAGATIRKPARETDWGGYSGYFADPDDFLWEVAWNPDMDLTG; translated from the coding sequence ATGGATCCCCGAATCAGCATGCTCACGTTGGGCGTGACGGACCTCGAAGCGTCGACGCAGTTTTACAGGGACGGTCTCGGGTTACCGGAGTACGAGTCGGACGGAGACGTGACGTTCTTCAAAACCGCCGGTGCGTGGCTCGCGTTGTATCCGCGAACTGCACTCGCCGAGGACGCCTCCGTTTGCGCCGACGGGGACGGGTTTCGAGGAATGAGCATCGCACACAACGTCGAGTCGAAACGGGACGTCGATACCGTCCTCGAGGACGCGAGCGACGCAGGGGCGACGATCCGTAAACCCGCCCGCGAGACCGATTGGGGCGGGTACTCGGGATACTTCGCAGATCCCGACGACTTCCTCTGGGAAGTCGCGTGGAATCCCGATATGGACCTCAC
- a CDS encoding MPN domain-containing protein, which yields MVYITRALVDVLLDLASDADPDRVTTGVSITPAGELEGADGLPPETPVFTDFMLPNLGNAVNAVFGVDLSTPARQFQGRFVSHPVRELEVTKRDDLAEVVFVAVPPWEYGERTFAAFDRRGDRQPLEVLDAHPPEQSLGG from the coding sequence GTGGTTTACATCACGCGGGCACTGGTCGACGTACTGCTCGATCTGGCGAGCGACGCCGATCCGGATCGCGTGACGACGGGTGTCTCCATCACTCCGGCAGGCGAACTCGAGGGTGCCGACGGACTCCCACCCGAGACGCCCGTATTCACGGACTTCATGCTCCCCAATCTGGGAAACGCGGTCAACGCCGTTTTCGGCGTCGATCTCTCGACACCGGCGAGACAGTTTCAGGGCCGGTTCGTCTCGCACCCAGTTCGCGAACTCGAGGTAACCAAACGAGACGACCTCGCCGAAGTCGTCTTCGTCGCCGTTCCGCCCTGGGAGTACGGCGAACGGACGTTCGCCGCCTTCGACCGGCGTGGCGATCGACAGCCACTCGAGGTCCTCGACGCACATCCGCCGGAGCAGTCGCTGGGCGGGTGA
- a CDS encoding YciE/YciF ferroxidase family protein encodes MSIDSTQSLFVSGLQHAYYTEQRLLDALEELETSSSNEELQSGFAEHREETQIHIDRIEDVFEQLDADAEAKEDPVVEGMIEAHEEFMDQDPSEQAIDRFNIAAGQKSEHYEIAVYGNLIPMADQIGMDDAAETLEQTLREEQDELETLSEIGEQFDYEELEAAG; translated from the coding sequence ATGAGCATCGATTCAACCCAATCCCTCTTCGTGTCCGGCCTGCAACACGCGTACTACACCGAACAACGACTCCTCGACGCGCTCGAGGAACTCGAGACTTCCTCCTCGAACGAGGAACTGCAGAGCGGCTTCGCCGAGCACCGCGAGGAAACCCAGATCCACATCGACCGCATCGAGGACGTCTTCGAGCAACTCGACGCGGACGCCGAGGCGAAAGAAGACCCCGTTGTCGAAGGCATGATCGAGGCCCACGAGGAGTTCATGGACCAAGATCCGAGCGAGCAAGCCATCGACCGGTTCAACATCGCCGCGGGCCAAAAGTCAGAGCACTACGAGATCGCCGTCTACGGCAACCTCATCCCGATGGCCGACCAGATCGGGATGGACGACGCAGCCGAAACCTTAGAGCAGACGCTTCGCGAAGAACAGGACGAACTTGAGACGCTCTCGGAGATAGGCGAACAATTCGACTACGAGGAACTCGAGGCTGCGGGATAG